One window of the Brevundimonas goettingensis genome contains the following:
- a CDS encoding TonB-dependent receptor produces MFQIPPPPPEPTLLPEVVVTAARLPPAAGEAAFSVIRLDQTTLDRSTRLDEALATVPAVSLFRRTSSLGANPTTQGISLRAIAPSGAGRTLVTLDGVPLNDPFGGWVIWSQVAPESLESLDIVRGAGAGPYGAGALTGVIALRERDGEGGMLDASVGEDGGRRLAAATTLTSGRVAITGSVLLDHSDGYIPVRGPAAGAADTPLDLDTKSAALRADVGLDALTALSLRASAYDEDRGSGLLNTRSSAIGHVYSATLSRTPSKGALGWRAQVWRRQSDFSNSSASVAADRSTTTPANDQYATPATGWGANLALRQSALDLFGGRLEWELGADARYAEGETQERFSWSAPLNRFTRDRYAGGETSVIGAYAEGSWTGGPWLVAGGLRLDQWKNADGHRLELDRATGAALLDETYADRSGEVTSARLAVRRDLGAGWAARAAAYSGFRPATINELHRPFRVGNDITESNPDLEPERLQGVETGLSWDRETTTLGATLFWNRIEDAIVNVTIGTGPGVIAALPRGGFVPAGGVLRQRQNAGTIEATGVELNAEQRLDRITLTAAVSWTDAELDGGTSAPQLTGLRPAQAPEWSATAGIDWRATDRLTLSSRARYESARFDDDLNSRTLDAALTLDARADFALRDGVSLYAVADNLFDEDVEVSQTADGIAGFGPPRTLRAGLTLSW; encoded by the coding sequence ATGTTCCAAATCCCTCCCCCGCCGCCCGAGCCCACCCTGCTTCCCGAGGTGGTGGTCACCGCCGCCCGCCTGCCCCCCGCCGCGGGCGAGGCCGCCTTTTCGGTGATCCGTCTGGACCAGACGACACTGGACCGATCGACCCGTCTGGACGAGGCCCTGGCGACGGTTCCGGCCGTCTCCCTGTTCCGGCGCACCTCCAGTCTCGGCGCCAATCCGACGACGCAAGGCATCAGCCTGCGGGCCATCGCCCCCTCCGGCGCGGGGCGGACGCTGGTGACGCTGGACGGCGTGCCCCTCAACGACCCGTTCGGCGGCTGGGTGATCTGGTCCCAGGTCGCGCCGGAAAGCCTTGAGAGCCTCGACATCGTGCGCGGCGCGGGGGCGGGTCCCTATGGCGCCGGCGCCCTGACCGGGGTCATTGCGCTTCGCGAACGCGACGGCGAGGGCGGGATGCTGGACGCCTCGGTTGGTGAGGACGGCGGGCGTCGGCTGGCTGCGGCGACCACGCTGACGAGCGGGCGGGTGGCGATCACCGGTTCGGTCCTGCTCGACCATTCGGACGGCTATATCCCCGTGCGCGGCCCTGCCGCCGGCGCCGCCGACACCCCGCTGGACCTGGATACGAAGAGCGCCGCCCTGCGCGCCGACGTCGGCCTGGACGCCCTGACCGCCCTGTCCCTGCGCGCCTCAGCCTATGACGAGGATCGCGGCTCGGGCCTTCTCAACACCCGCTCATCGGCCATCGGTCACGTCTATTCGGCGACGCTGAGCCGCACGCCGTCGAAGGGTGCTCTCGGCTGGCGGGCCCAGGTCTGGCGGCGACAGAGCGATTTCTCCAACTCTTCGGCCTCGGTCGCGGCGGACCGATCGACCACCACCCCGGCCAACGACCAGTACGCCACCCCCGCGACCGGCTGGGGCGCCAATCTCGCCCTGCGCCAGAGCGCCCTCGACCTATTCGGCGGGCGGCTGGAGTGGGAGCTGGGCGCCGACGCCCGCTACGCCGAGGGCGAGACCCAGGAGCGGTTCAGCTGGTCCGCGCCGCTGAACCGCTTCACCCGCGACCGTTATGCAGGGGGCGAGACCTCCGTCATCGGCGCTTATGCCGAAGGCTCCTGGACCGGCGGTCCCTGGCTGGTCGCGGGCGGCCTGCGCCTGGACCAGTGGAAGAACGCCGACGGCCACCGGCTGGAACTCGACCGCGCCACCGGCGCCGCCCTGCTGGACGAAACCTATGCCGACCGCTCCGGCGAGGTCACCTCGGCCCGTCTGGCCGTGCGACGCGATCTGGGCGCCGGCTGGGCCGCCCGCGCCGCCGCCTATTCCGGCTTCCGCCCCGCCACCATCAATGAGCTGCACCGCCCCTTCCGGGTCGGCAACGACATCACCGAATCCAACCCCGATCTGGAGCCCGAGCGGCTGCAGGGCGTCGAGACCGGACTGTCGTGGGACCGCGAGACCACCACCCTCGGCGCGACCCTGTTCTGGAACCGGATCGAGGACGCCATCGTCAATGTCACCATCGGGACCGGGCCGGGCGTCATCGCCGCCCTGCCCCGCGGCGGCTTCGTCCCCGCCGGCGGCGTCCTGCGCCAGCGCCAGAACGCCGGGACCATCGAGGCGACCGGTGTCGAGCTGAACGCCGAACAGCGTCTCGACCGCATCACCCTGACCGCGGCCGTCTCCTGGACCGACGCCGAGCTCGACGGCGGGACCTCGGCCCCGCAGCTGACCGGCCTGAGGCCCGCCCAGGCGCCGGAGTGGAGCGCCACCGCCGGGATCGACTGGCGCGCCACCGACCGCCTGACCCTGTCCAGCCGCGCCCGCTACGAGAGCGCCCGCTTCGACGACGATCTGAACAGCCGCACCTTGGACGCCGCCCTGACGCTCGACGCCCGCGCCGACTTCGCTCTCCGGGATGGCGTCAGCCTCTACGCCGTCGCCGACAATCTGTTCGATGAGGATGTGGAGGTGTCGCAGACGGCCGACGGCATCGCCGGCTTCGGCCCGCCCCGTACCCTGCGCGCGGGCCTCACCCTCAGCTGGTAG
- a CDS encoding ATP-binding protein: MARIGDFISAVAAVSPDTPGAQIFDRFQSEPNTLVIAVVDADDRPVGLIERNAFTLKMAAEFGRALYARRPASSLMNESPRILDADTDAAVLFQSLDASDLGGLLNGFIVTSGGRYVGVGAGVHVLQAGAVIHRKRAEEMSTLVRDLGRAEQEARASSRAKSEFLAVMSHEIRTPLNGVLGVAALMERELTQAKMRPYVRTILDSGQNLLRLLTDALDMSRADAGLMSFETAPIDLNRLGEDLKALWSPRADEKGLTLSVVCKTAEGDWAVGDEMRLKQLFNNLIGNALKFTLAGGVEVRIESAARDGDLVVTGMVDDSGPGVSEAAATTIFDPFNTGQAGREGAGAGLGLAICRQIVERLGGAIAVDRSPQGGARFRFTVPLPEAGPEMRDTREKIAEPTPHETLHVLIVDDNATNRFVAGKMLELFGCTTATAENGQEAVERIRAEPFDLVLMDIKMPVMDGVEATRAIRSLAGPEATLPILALTANADPKDERLYLTAGMNGVAQKPIQADALLNAIRLALSDEPEIQVEAA, from the coding sequence ATGGCCCGGATCGGGGATTTCATCAGCGCGGTGGCTGCGGTGTCTCCGGACACGCCGGGCGCGCAGATCTTCGACCGGTTCCAGTCAGAGCCCAATACCCTGGTCATCGCCGTCGTCGATGCGGACGACCGTCCCGTCGGCCTGATTGAACGCAACGCCTTCACCCTGAAGATGGCCGCCGAGTTCGGCCGCGCCCTCTATGCCCGTCGTCCGGCCTCCAGCCTGATGAACGAAAGCCCCCGGATTCTCGACGCCGACACCGACGCCGCCGTCCTGTTCCAGAGCCTGGACGCGAGTGATCTCGGCGGGCTGCTGAACGGCTTCATCGTCACCTCGGGCGGCCGCTATGTCGGCGTCGGCGCCGGCGTCCATGTGCTGCAGGCCGGCGCGGTCATCCATCGCAAGCGCGCCGAAGAGATGAGCACGCTCGTTCGCGATCTGGGCCGGGCCGAGCAGGAGGCTCGCGCCTCCAGCCGCGCCAAGTCCGAGTTCCTGGCGGTGATGAGCCATGAGATCCGCACGCCGCTGAACGGAGTGCTGGGCGTCGCCGCCCTGATGGAGCGCGAGCTGACCCAGGCGAAGATGCGCCCCTATGTCCGCACCATCCTCGATTCCGGCCAGAACCTGCTGCGGCTGTTGACCGACGCCCTGGACATGTCCCGCGCTGACGCCGGGCTGATGAGCTTCGAGACCGCGCCGATCGATCTGAACCGGCTCGGCGAGGACCTGAAGGCCTTGTGGAGCCCCCGCGCCGACGAGAAGGGGCTGACCCTGTCCGTCGTGTGCAAGACGGCTGAAGGCGACTGGGCTGTCGGCGACGAGATGCGGCTGAAACAGCTGTTCAACAATCTGATCGGCAACGCCCTGAAATTCACCCTGGCCGGCGGGGTCGAGGTGCGGATCGAGAGCGCCGCGCGCGACGGCGATCTGGTCGTGACCGGGATGGTCGACGACAGCGGCCCGGGCGTGTCCGAGGCCGCCGCCACCACCATCTTCGATCCCTTCAACACCGGTCAGGCCGGGCGTGAGGGCGCCGGCGCCGGTCTGGGTCTGGCCATCTGCCGCCAGATCGTCGAGCGGCTGGGCGGCGCCATCGCCGTCGACCGGTCGCCGCAGGGCGGGGCCCGCTTCCGCTTCACTGTCCCGCTGCCCGAGGCCGGGCCGGAGATGCGCGACACCCGGGAGAAGATCGCCGAGCCGACGCCGCACGAGACTCTCCACGTCCTCATCGTCGACGACAACGCCACCAACCGCTTCGTGGCGGGCAAGATGCTGGAGCTGTTCGGCTGCACCACCGCCACGGCCGAGAATGGTCAGGAGGCCGTCGAACGGATCAGGGCCGAACCCTTCGATCTGGTCCTGATGGACATCAAGATGCCGGTCATGGACGGGGTCGAGGCGACGCGGGCGATCCGGTCGCTGGCCGGTCCGGAAGCGACACTGCCCATCCTGGCCCTGACCGCCAACGCCGATCCGAAGGACGAGCGTCTCTATCTGACGGCAGGCATGAACGGCGTGGCCCAGAAGCCGATCCAGGCCGACGCCCTGCTGAACGCCATCCGACTGGCCCTCTCCGACGAACCTGAAATACAGGTTGAAGCCGCTTGA